In Campylobacter showae, the genomic stretch GCCGTAAGTGCGGTGGTAAAAGAGAAAATGGACTCAAATCCAGCATTTTATAAATCAATAGCGCAGCAGATACAAGACATCATCGACGAGTATAAAGCAAAAAGGCTAAGTGAGGAAGAAAAACTTGCCAAAGCAAAACTACTAAAAGACCTAATAACTGGTGCTTTAAAGCCAAATGAAGACAGGTATCCAAAAGAATTTAATGGTAAGAAAATTTTATTTGCTATTTATGATAATTTGCTTGACATTTTGGCAGATGTGGAGCTTGTGGATGTTGAGGTAGTTGCTAAAAATTTGAGCGTGAAATTTTATGAAATTTATGAAGAAGCCTCTAAAAAACCAGAATGGCACAAAAATATGGACGTGGAAAACGAGATAACAAGCGCGATGGAAGACGCTCTTTGGGACGTAGAGGATGAATACGGTGTTTCTATCGATGATAAAGAGAAAATTTATCAAACTATCCGTGGTATAGGGATAAGCTTTTATGCAAAGTGACGTAAAAATCATCAAAAAAGATGTAAAAAATATCACTTTAAAAGTTAGGCCAAACGGCGAAGCGATACTAACTGCGCCAAATTCGGCAAACGATGAGCATATAAAATTTATCATGCAAAAAAGAGCCCAGTGGATATCGCAAAAACGGGCGTTTTTTGCTTCGTTTAAGACGCCGCAAAAAGAGTATGTAAGCGGCGAGGATTTTAGATATCTTGGGCGAAGTTACCGGCTAAAAGTGGTGCAGTCTAAGGAGGAGTGCGTAAAGCTTCAAAGGGGTTATCTAGAGCTATTTGTAAAAGATAAAAGCGACCTAAAGCGAAAAGAAAATTTGATTTATGAGTGGTATCATGAAAAGGCGATGCTATATTTTTTTAACATCTTGCAAGAGTTTAACAAGATAGTAAAGCAAGATATCAAAAGCGTAAAAATAAGGCAGATGAAAACAAGATGGGGAAGCTGCAATCCATATAAATCATATATAAATTTAAACATAGAGCTTATAAAAAAGCCAAAGGCGTGTATCGAGTATGTCGTATTTCACGAGCTAGCTCACTTGCTGTATCTCGACCACTCAAAGAAATTTTATGACTATCTGACGCTTTATATGCCCGACTGGCAAAAACGCAAGGAAATTTTAGATAGAGCCGTGTCGTAAAATATTTTTGAGACTCGAGTTTTCTAAAAAAGCGTAAGAAATATGATTTTGCCGAGCGGTTAAGTTTTTAGAAAAATCGCGCAGGTAAAGCCCTCCGCGCTCCAGTGCCTAAAAGCACAGTCGTACGGAGATCGCTCTAAAAAGGGCGATTCCGCTTAAAATTCGACTCTATTTATATAATAAAAGGCTCAACGGAACTTAATACAAATACAAGGAGCATTAAGTTACGATGAGTTCGATGAAAAATAAATATATAGTCCGTTCCCGAATTTCGGAAAAGAAATTTAGAGAAATTCTATGGTATTTCTCAGCCGATATAGAAGCTGTAAAAATAGCAGAATTTACTGATATCTCAGAAAAAACAATCAACCTTGCGCTTGCACTCTCTTTGAGAAAATAACTAAAAATATCAGAATTTTGATGTCTAAAGAGTGTGAGAAGATATCTAAGTTTTCAGGTGAAATTTCCAGCTCGCAAGCTCGCCTAGAAGCTCCGCTTTGAAATAGATGAAAGTTACTTTGGATCTAAAAGAGTAAGAGGTCTTGTGCTTGCACTCTCTTTGAGAAAAGAGGTAGAGGAGCAGCAAATAAAACACCAGTGTTCGGAATGCTAAAGCGTGACGGTAAAGTCTATACCCAAATAGTTAAAAACTGCTCTGCAAATGAACTGATACCGATATTATCGGAGTTTCTCAAAGAGAGTGCAAGCACAAGAGTGAATTAGACGAGAGTGTGATTTATTCTGATTGCTGGAAAGCTTATGACGGATTGGTTGATTACGCAGCCTTGGCTCACTACAGAGTGAAGCACTCTAAAAATGAATTCGCTAATGGTAAAAATCATATAAACGGTATAGAAAACTTTTAGCTGCGACTTCGTCTTGCTACTGTAAACAGACGGGGATATGCTAAACATAGACTAGCTAAATTTAAAGGGATAAAGAAAGAAAATTTCTTGCTTCATTTAAAAGAATGTGAATTTAGATACAATAACAGTAAAGATACGAAGGAGTTCTATCATATTCTACTAAAGATGATAATAGAGAATCCGCTTAAGTTCCGTTGAGCCTAATAAAATCTATTTTAAAATTTCTTTAGCTATACTTTACAAAATCATTTAAAGGCGAAAAATGTTTAAAAAAATCATGTTGTTTTTCTTTGCGTTTTTGGGCTTTTGCTTTGCGATGACGCCTGAGCAGATCAAGGACTACATCGCCCAAAATAGCGAAAACATAGAGCAGCTGCAAGGCACTCCGTCTAAAATTTACGCCAGCTCGCCGCCGCTTTTATATATGCTCTACGCGCTTGATCCCGCTAAAATCAGCGGTACGAATTTCGAGTGGAACGACTACGAGCGGCCCTACGTCAAAAAAGAGGTGCAAGAGCAGCCCGTCGTGGGCGGCTTTTTCGGTCAGGGTAAAATTCCAAACGTCGAGATGCTGCTACGCCTAAATCCCGATCTCATCCTCGTAAACGCAAGCTCGCGCAACACCAAAAAGATGAGCGAGGTTTTCGGCTCTATCAAAAAACCGATGCTCTATCTAAGCGCGACGAAGCTCGAGGATTATCTGGACGGGTTTGAAATTTTAGGCGAAGTGACGGGTAAACAGGAGCGCGCCGCACGTCTCATAAACTATGCGAAAGAGTCGCTAAATTTGACCGCGCAGATCGAGGAATACATCAAGAAAAACAACCTGCAAAAGGTGAAAATTTACTACGCGCAAGGCGGCGACGGGCTAGCCACCGAGTGCGAGGGCTCGTGGCACGCGACGCTCATCGAGCGAGCCGGCGCACAGAACGTGCATAAGTGCAGCGAGGATCCAAACGCCAAATCCTTCGGGCGCGTAAAGATCAGCTTCGAACAGCTCGTTAAATACGACCCCGACGTCATCCTCATCTACGAAAAAGAGCTGTTTGATAAAATTTACGGCGATCCGAAGTGGCAGCTGCTGGGCGCGGTGAAAAACAAAAAGGCCTACTACATCCCGCGCGAGCCTTTTTCGTGGTTTGACCGCCCGCCTTCGTTTATGAGGTTTTTGGGGTTAAAATGGCTGGTAAATTTAATCTACCCCGAAGCGTTTAAATTTGACATGGTCCGCGAGACGCGCGAGTTTTACAAGCTATTTTTGGACCTTGAGCTTACAGACGCGCAAATTTATAAAATTTTAGGACGGGGTGCGGAGTGAGTAAAGAAAAATGAGTAAAAAGGCGTTTGCATTTTTAGCCCTACTGCTGGCGCTTTGCGTCGCAGGTTCGCTGCTGCTTGGCAAATACGGCTTTGGCGCAGAGGACTACGCGCGCTACGTCACGGCGCTGTTGCGGGGCGAAAGCTTAAAAGATTTCGAGGTCATGCACACGCTCTTGCTCGAGATCCGCCTGCCGCGCATACTTGCGTGCGCGACTACGGCAAACGCGAGCTCGCATCCCTCGTCGCCTACGTGCCGCAGACACACGCGCCGTCGTATGACTACAGCGTCTTTGACGTCGCTCTGATGGGCGCGCTGTGCAGGACGCCGCTGTTTTCTAGCTTTAGCGCGGCGGATAAAAAGCTAGCCGAGCAGGCGCTGGAAAAGATGGGCATCGCGCATCTAAAAAATGCGTCCTACACAAAGGTCAGCGGCGGCGAGCGGCAGCTGGCGTACATCGCGCGCACGCTGGTTCAGGGCGCGAAAGTGATCTTTATGGACGAGCCTACAAACGGGCTGGACTTTGGCAATCAAATCAAATTGCTCGAGATGATAAAGGCGCTGGGGGATGAGGGATACACCTTCGTACAGACGACGCACTACCCGCGTCACGCGAAGTTCGTTTCAAATTTGACGCTATTTATAAAGGATGGCGAAATTTTAGCCTTTGGGCGCAGCGAGCAGCTCATAAACGCCGAAAATATCGATAAAATATACGGCATAAACTACGAAAGATACGAGGATAGATTATGATTTTACCTTCAAACTACGACGAGATCGACTTTGACGCGCTTTATAAGGCGCAAAAGGCAAGAAGCTCGTTTGGTAAAAAATTTGCCGCGGATTGGGACAAAAAGGCGCCCAGCTTCAACGAGGGCGTGATGAAAAGCGTCTACGCGCAAGAATTTATAGATAAGGTCGATTTTACGGGCGTTTCTACGTTGCTTGATTTTGCTTGCGGCGAAAAAAGCGGATCAAATTTGCGGCTACGACTTTTCGCCTAAGATGCTAGAGTTTGCCAGGCAAAACGCTCAAATTTACGGCGTAAAAAACGTTAAATTTGCGCAAAAAGCCTTTGAGGACGACTGGTCGGACGTGCCCGCGTGCGACGTGGTTTTTGCCTCGCGCTGCCTTGAGGTGGGCGATCTAAAAACCGCACTTAACAAGCTTCTTTCAAAGACCAAAAAATCGCTTTATATCACATTTAAGGTCGGCGGAAGCTTCGTGGATGACGAGATTTTGGATGCGATAGGGCGCAAGATAGAGCAAAAGCCCGACTTCGTCTATCTTTTAAACATCTTGTTTCAAATGGGCTATTTGCCAAGCCTAAGCTACATAAAAGCTAAGTGCCATGCGGGCCCGGAAACAAGCGCGCAGGAGCTCATACAAAAGACGCGCTGGGGGCTTGGCGGCGAGCTAAGCGAAACGGAGGAGGCGCGGCTAGCGGAGTATTTTAACAGCGGTAAATACAAACCGAGGCAAGAATTTATGCACTGGGCGTTCGTGCAGGTAGATAAAAACGGTTAAATTTGGTTTTTGATTAAGTAAGATAAATTGGGATCAAATTTAAATCAGCAAAGCCGCTCCGCCTTGCTAGTTAAGTTAGTAAATTTGAGTTAGCAAATTTGAAATAGCGAGCATTAATTAAAACGCTCGCTATTTAAAGAAATTAAGCACCTATAATGATGTGGCTAGCTTTGATTATAGCCGTTACTTCATCGCCTGCTTTTAGAGCTAGGTTTTTAGCAGACTCGTTAGTGATGATAGCGCTTAGCTTATCGCCACCTGCTATCTCGATATCTACTTCAGCGTTTACCGCACCCTCTACTACTTTTACTACCTTACCTTTTAGTTGGTTAGTAGCGCTTAGCTTTAGACCATTCTCGCCTTTAGCTACTATGATATAAGAAGCTTTAAATAGATAAACTACCTTTTTACCTGCTACTAGATCTAGAGCCTTTTGGCTATCTACGGTTACGGTTGCTTTTACAGTTTCTCCGCCTTGCAACTTTGCTACTACTAGAGAGTTTACCGCTCCCTCTCTTACCTCTGTGATTTGAGCTGACAGTTGATTTCTTGCGCTAAACATTGCGTTTTCCTTTGTGATTAAATTTGATTTCGTATTAAAATCTGAGCGAATATTAACAACTTAAACTTTTATAAAACTTAAAAAACGAATATGCAAAATTCTAACTTTGTCACTAAAATATTCTACATTAACGATTATCGGAATTTTAGGTATTTTGATAAATGAAGTAGAAAAATTTAATTTCGTAAATTGGAATTCGGGGCAAATATTTTTTGAGTTAAATGCGGAAAGAAAAAGTCAAATTTAGACTAAACTAGTAGTGAAGCTTTTTGTGGCGGTTACGGAAATTTTGTATTTAAGATATATGCTAAATTCGCATATATAAATCATCATCAGATACCGATAAAATCGCACTAAAAATAGTTTAAGTTTTTGCTTGATTTAAGCAATAATTCACTACAATCAAATCTTAAATTTAGATTTTCAAGCTATCATTTCGCAAAAATTAAGGAAAATCATGCAACCTATTTTTACGACGCAAATCATCAAATTTAAAGGCGCGCAAAAAAGTGCCGTTGATGATATTTTGGTGCGCGAGATCAAGCTTGAGATCTACATAAACGGCAAGCGTTTCGGCGCGCTCATGGCGACACCGACCGATCAGGAGGCTCTAGCTACGGGCTATCTCATCAGCGAAAATTTGATCGCAAGTCCTGAGGATATCGAGAGTATAGAGCTTTCAGGCGACGCTTTAAGCGTGTGGGTAAAGGCTAAAATCAACGAAAAGCGCCTCGAGCAGTTTGACGAGGAAAAGGTGATAATTAGCGGTTGCGGACGCAGCTCGACGGCAAACATCGACCCTGAGGCTATGGCGGCACGCTCTATAAAGGCCGACGTAAAATTTCACAAAGACGAAATTTTGCGCCAGATGGGGCAGTTTTACACGCAGTGCGAGCTTTACGAGATGACGGGCTGCGTGCACACGGCCAAGCTTTTCGTGAGCGGCGAGCAGTTTCACATCGGCGAGGATATCGCTCAGCACAATACCATAGACAAAGCCGTCGGCAAAGCTATACTAGCCGGCTCGCAGCTACAAAATTCGTTTTTGATGGTGAGCGGGCGCTTAAGCTCTGAGATGGTCGCAAAAGCCGTCATGCACGGCATCCCCGTGCTCGTCTCGCGCACGGCTCCTACTAGCCTTGGCGTCGTGATAGCGCGTAAATTTAACCTCACGCTGTGCGGCTTTGCGCGCGGCGAAAACATAAACGTATATAGCGGCGCGGAGAGAATCTATGAGTGAGCAAATCCGAGAACTGATAACAAAACTGCTAAATCCAAAGGGCAGGCTGGACTGCGGCGCGGCGTTTAAGATCGCCGCAAAACTGGGCGTAGAGGTCGGGCTGGTTAGCGACGAAGCCGAAAAAATGGGCGTAAAGATCGACAACTGCGAGCTAGGGCAGTTTGGCGGGCTGGAAAACGGACGCGGCAAATACACCGTTATGACGCAGCTAAAGCAGATGACCGACGAAAAAGACAGGATCCTGTGCAAAGACGCTAGAGACGTGGCTGCGGGCGTGGGGCTAAAGACGATCCGCTCGACGCTAAAAGACTATAAAATCGACGTAAAATACTGCCAGCTAGGGTGCTTTAAGGAGAAGAAAGGAAAAAAGATGAGAGTAAAAACCAAAACTTGGATAGAAAACGACGAGGGCGAGCTGATCTTCGGTAAGGGCAAAACCGAAGTCCTAGACGTCATCGCCGAGGTCGGCTCGATCTCAAAGGCCGCCGAAATCCTAGGAATGAACTATAAAAAATGTTGGAATCATCTGCAAATTTTGCAAAAAAATCTAAAAGAGGAGCTTTTTACGACTAGGCAAGGCGGCGGCGAAAACGCCGGCACGACGCTAAACGAGCGCGCGCATGAGCTCATAAACGCCTATAGGCAGCTTCAAAACGACATCGAGGATTTTGCGGATAAGCGCTTTAAGGAGTTGTTTTTGAAAAAAGACGGCGAGAAAAATGACGCAACTAAAGAAGATAAAAAGAAATAAAACCACATCAATTTAAGGGAGAAAAAATGTACGTAAAACTAAACGATAGGGTCTATCTAAACAAAGATAAGATCACCAGAGTAAAGGTAGATAGCGTCCAAGACGGTATCAGGATCCGCTTTTACGAGGGGCAAAATCAAGTCGCTAAAAGCGGACGCTTCGAAACCGAAGCAAAAGCTATCGAGTGGCTAGAGAAAAATTTTATAAATAAATAAAATTTCCGCCTCTCGCAAAGGGTTGCGAGCCTATGCGGCTAGCGTCTCTTTGCCTTAAAAACTCGCAACGAACAGCTAAATTTAACCTCCAAATTTCCTAGTCTTTCCACCGCAAAAGCCCCAAATTTGCGAAAATTTACTATAATTACCGTATCAAATTTAAAGAGTAAAAAATGGCAAATTTAGACGAAATAAAAAAAAATATCATCCTAAAACCTGGCGTGCACTATTTTGATTACACGGCTTCGGGGCTTGCTTATGAGCCCGTAGAGCGCGAGATAGCGGACGTTTTAAAAACCTACGCCAACACCCACTCCGACAGTAGCTCAAGCGCTATCATCACGCAGCGGCGCTACGAGGGCGCGCGCGAGAGCCTGAAAAAGCTGCTCGGGCTTGACGAGCGATTTTATCTCATCGCCTGTGGACAGGGTGCGACGGCCGCGATCAAGAAATTTCAGGAGCTGCTTGGCATCTACCTGCCACCTGCGACCAGAGGCGCGATCGGCGAGGTAAATTTGCGCGCCGCGCAGCTTCCGCTCGTGCTCGTTTCGCCCTACGAACACCATTCAAACGAACTTAGCTTTCGCGAGGGGCTTTGCGACTACCTGCGCGTGCCTCTTAGCGAGGGCGGAGAGATCGATCTGCTCGCACTCGAGCGCATCCTAAAGCTAAACGCAGCACGCCGCATCATCGGCTCGTTTAGCGCCGCCTCAAACGTCACGGGCGTCGTTAGCGACTACAAAAAGATCAGCGAGCTAATCAGAGCTGCGGGCGGGATCGTGGCCTTTGACTGCGCGGCGCTGAGCTCGCACGCAAATTTAGATTGCGACTACTTTGACGCGATTTTCCTCTCGCCGCATAAGCTACTTGGCGGACCTGCTAGCTGCGGGCTTTTGGCGATCAAAAAGGAGCTGCTCAGTAGCGACGTGCCAACATTTGCCGCGGGCGGGACGGTCGCCTACGCCAGCCGCGAAGGGCACGTTTTTTTAAAAAATCCCGAGCAGCTAGAGGAGGGCGGCACGCCGCCTATCACCGGGCTAATGCGGGCAAATTTGGCTTATGCGCTGCGAAACGAGGTCGGCTTTGAGAGGATAAAAAGCGCCGAGGACGAGCTAGCACGGCTTTTTGAGAGCGAGCTAGCGGGCATTGACGAGGTCATAAACTACGCTCCAAAGGGCGCGCCGCGGCTGCCGATAATCTCCTTTAACGTGCGCGGCGTCTCGGCGTATGATTTCGCCGCGAGCCTTAGCAACGACTTCGGTATCCAGACGCGCGCAGGCGTGATGTGCGCGGGCCCGTATGCTCACGATCTGCTGGGTATCAAGGAGGGGCGCATGCCAGAAAGTAAGCCCGGCTTCGTGCGCGTGAGCCTGCACTACACGCACACCGAGCGCGACGTGCGCTATCTCACGGGCGCGATAAAATCCTGCATCAAAAAGCACCGCGAAATTTGGGGTGAGGAAAAGGCAATGTACGAGATGTTCGGCGGGAAAATTTAGTTTTACAATAGCGGTTAATTAGAAGCAAAATAAATAAATTTAAAGAGGCGCAACAGATGAAAATTCAAATAATATCTTATTCTGAAATATTTAAAGTAAATGATCCGCATATACTTCACACCATTAGAACTTTTGATTGTCCTATGAGTTTTGATGAGTTTGATCTAAATATTATAGATTTAAATAGTCCCAAATTGTGGAGTTTCAGTCTTGAAGACCAAAAATGTAACAGGGCCATATATTGTATTAAAACATTAAAAGAAATTATGGAGAACTCTAAAAAAAGCATGTCTATCATATTAATGCCTGCGAACACAAAAGTATCATTGCTTCGTTCTGGAGGCTTAACTGCTCAAACTATTTTAATTAAAGATATTATCAAGCAAATTAATTATGAACTATGCGAATTAACCTTGTCTTATGCGCGGCTAAGATATGAAATAAGTACAACAACCATAGACGAGCAAAATTTTTATTCCGATTTTATATTTGACAATGTGGATGGCGAGACTATCAAATGGTCAAATGGAGGTAAGAGCACAATAGTCAAACATAATGAGAGGCTATATTCGACTACTCTTCTTATCAAAAACGCAACTAATGATTTAGAAATTTTAATATCATTTATTGTTTCTAGATTCCAAAAATCCGATGTTCCTGATTGGTTTAATGGTTTTGAGTATTTCGATGATGTAATGCTGAAAAACAAACGCAACAAATTATTGGATATATATCGGCAAATTGAAGATATAGATAGGCAAATTGATGAAAATAATAAATTCAAATCAATCCTATATTCAACAGGAGATGAGCTAGTTGGTGTAGTGAAGGAAATTTTAGTAGATATTTTCAAACTAACAGACAGTCATTTTACAGATGTGAAAAAAGAAGATTTTAGATTCGAATTTGAAGATGTTAACTTTATGGTAGAGATAAAGGGAATAAATACAAACGTCAAAAATAGCAATATAGCACAGTGTAAGAAACATGTAACTGATTTAATAGCCGAAGACGATACCAAGTCTCCTGGCAATGTAAAAGGCTTGCTAATAGTTAACCCTCAACGTGACATAGAGCCTGGCAAAAGGGAGCCGATACATGCCAATCAAATAAGCTATGCAAAAAGTGAAGGTATATTAATAATAACGACTTTGGAATTACTAAAATTATATCAAGCGTATACTAAAGATGAAGCCGTTGTCAATAAATACTTTGAAGCATTTAAAAACAACGTCGGAGAGTTTAAATTTGAAGAAGAGGCAAAATAAATTTTGATTTATAAAAAGGGCGCAAAGCGCGCCCGAATCACGCAAATTTAAGCCGTAAATTCGACTCAAATTTGCGCGTAAATTAAATTAGTTCTTGCGAGTATTCGCGTCAGGCGTGAAAAGCGGCTTATCTAGCAGCTTAAAGTCGCCGATAAATTTCTGACCCTCTTCGCTCGTCGCCCACTCGATAAATTTATTTGCGTTTTCGATGTCGGCCTTAGCGCAGTGCTTCGGATTTACCGCGATTAGCGAGTAGAAGTTCTTTAGATCGTTGTCGCCCTCATTGATGATGACCATCTCAGGCGCGCCTTTTTTGGTGTCCTCGTACTTGATGTAGGTGCCGCGGTCGGTGAACGTCACGCCCTTTTGCTCGGCTGCCGCGTTGATGGTAGCTAGCATGCCTTGGCCTGTTTGCATATACCAGCTGTCTTTTTCAGGTACTTCGCCGATAATTTTTTTCCAGATACCTTTTTCTTTGTTGTCGGTGCCTGATTTATCGCCGCGAGAGAAAAATTTGATGTTCTCTTTTTTGATCAGCTCAAAGCTCTCTTTTATGTCTTTGCCTTTAAATTTATCCGCGATAGATTTATCGGCGATGACGACGAAGTCATTGTACATTACGGGTTTTCTCTCGACGCCAAAGCCTTTTTCTACGAATTCTTTTTCAACCTTTGGCGAATGCACGAAAAGTATGTCCGCATCGCAATTTTCGCCTAGTTTTAAAGCCGCTCCGGTGCCTACGGCAGTCCATTTGATATCGACGCCGGTTTTTGCCTTATACGCAGGATAGATCGCGTCTAGTAGCCCCGTGTTATCGGTGCTGGTAGTGGTAGCCATGATGAGTTCGCTATCGCCCGCGAACGCCAAAACGCTCGCGATTAGCGAGCCTAATATTACTTTTTTCATTTTTCTCCTTTTTTAAAAAGTATGCTATTATAGCACATTAAATTAACCATATAAACACACGGAGAAATAATATTTGGATTTTCTACTAAACGGATTTTTGGAGGCCTTTAGACTGCTTTTTAGCGGCGACGAGGAGACGTATTCGGCGATCAGGGCGACGCTTTACACTTCGAGCGTTTCGATATTTTTTGCGATTTTAGTCGGCTTTCCGCTTGGATTTACGCTGGGATTTTACGACTTTAAAGGGCGCAGGATTTTGCGTCTGCTCAGCGATACGGCGCTTGCGATGCCCACCGTTGCGATCGGGCTCATTTTGTACGCGTTTATCACGCGAAACGGCCCGTTTGGCGAGTTTGGGCTGCTTTTTACGCTAAAGGCCGTGATGCTCGGCCAGTTCGTGCTAGCACTACCCATCATCATCTCGCTAAGCGCTAGCGTCGTGGAAAATATGGACAAAAAGCACTATCTAACCATCCTAAATTTACGCCTGAGCCCGCCAAGGCTCGTTGGCTGCGTGCTTTACGAGCTAAGATATGCTCTGATGGTGGTCGTAGCGACGGCGTACGGGCGTATCGTGGCTGAGGTCGGCGTGGCGATGATGATCGGCGGAAATATCAAATATTTTACCCGCACGATCACGACCGCGGTGTCGCTGGAGACGAACAAGGGCGAGTTTGCGATGGGTATTGCGCTAGCTTTGGTGCTTATCTTTATCGCATTTGCGGTAAATTTGGCGATACATGCGCTAAAAAGGCTGGATAGATGAAATTTGATAAATTTGAAAATTTTACGCTCGTAAAAAGCGGGCAGGACGCGTCAAGCTTGAGCCTTTTGTTTAAATTTAACGAGAAAGGCGCAAAGTGATAAACGTTAGAAATTTACGCCTAAACTACGGCGCAAGCGAGATTTTAAACATCCCGCGCCTTGATATCGACGTCACCAAAATCACCGCGCTAACGGGCAGTAACGGCAGCGGCAAAAGTACGCTGATGCGAGTGATGTCGTTTTTGCAAAAGCCCACTAGCGGCGAGGTGCGGCTATGGGGAAGCAGCGCGCCTAGTCTAAATTTACTGCGCGACGTTAGCGTTTTGTTGCCAGAGCCCGCGCTTTTAAAACGCTCCGTGAGGGAAAATTTTAAAGCCGTTTTAAAAAGCCGCGGAGTGCTAGGGGAATTTGACGAGCGAGCGAGCGAGGCGTTAAATTTGATCGGGCTTGACGAGAGTTTTTTAAACAAGCGCCACTTTGAGCTAAGCTCCGGGCAGACGCAGCGCGTTAGCTTTGCGTTAAATTTGGCGCTTAGATCGCGGCTATATCTGCTTGACGAGCCGACAAATAGCGTTGACGTGGGCACTTCAAAGCTTTTTGGCAAGGCGGTGCTTTACATGCGGCAAAGATACGGCTGCGGCTTTGTGATCGCTAGCCACGACGACAAATGGCTAACCGCGATTGCCGAAGAAAACGTCTTTTTGCACAAGGGGCGTGTGTGCGAATTTGAATACAAAAATATATTTGACGCTCGGGACGGGGTTTTGAAATTTGACGAAAACGCTATCGTAAATTTGCCGTCAAATTTGCGTAGCGCTGCAAAGATTGCCGTAAATCCCGGCAAAATCACGCTAAGCAAAACTCCTGTAGATGGGTGCTTGAGCGGTATTTTGCACTCGGTTTCGCTCTATCTTGGCAAAGAGCTTTTGGTGAAAATCAAGGTCGGCGACTTTTTGATTAAAACGCTGGCGGCAAATTCGCAAAATTTTAACGTCGGCGAAAATATTTATTTTAAATTTGACGAAGGAGCGTTTTTGGGGCTTGAATGAGCCTCAAATTTTACAAATTTCGCTTCAAATTTTAATTTTAGACTCGTTTAACGCCCGTTAAAAGAGTCTAGTTAAAAGTAAATATCAAAATGAAGCGTAAATGCGAGATATATGCGCAAATTTCATATTTCTTTTACCCCCTAAAATTCACTACAAGTAATATGCAATTAAGGCATATTTAAGCGTATATTAATTTTTTTAATTTATTTTTTTTTAAGTATAAGAAATAAGCCAAAAAGTAGTATAGTTTCACAATCGAGAAAAATCTCAAAAAATAGACAAAAATGATAAAGGAAAGCGATGACCAGCAAGGGCGAATTTGCGGCGGGACGAGGACTTTACTACTCGCTTTTTTCGCGTTTTTTCGTTT encodes the following:
- a CDS encoding M48 family metallopeptidase, translating into MQSDVKIIKKDVKNITLKVRPNGEAILTAPNSANDEHIKFIMQKRAQWISQKRAFFASFKTPQKEYVSGEDFRYLGRSYRLKVVQSKEECVKLQRGYLELFVKDKSDLKRKENLIYEWYHEKAMLYFFNILQEFNKIVKQDIKSVKIRQMKTRWGSCNPYKSYINLNIELIKKPKACIEYVVFHELAHLLYLDHSKKFYDYLTLYMPDWQKRKEILDRAVS
- a CDS encoding ABC transporter substrate-binding protein; its protein translation is MFKKIMLFFFAFLGFCFAMTPEQIKDYIAQNSENIEQLQGTPSKIYASSPPLLYMLYALDPAKISGTNFEWNDYERPYVKKEVQEQPVVGGFFGQGKIPNVEMLLRLNPDLILVNASSRNTKKMSEVFGSIKKPMLYLSATKLEDYLDGFEILGEVTGKQERAARLINYAKESLNLTAQIEEYIKKNNLQKVKIYYAQGGDGLATECEGSWHATLIERAGAQNVHKCSEDPNAKSFGRVKISFEQLVKYDPDVILIYEKELFDKIYGDPKWQLLGAVKNKKAYYIPREPFSWFDRPPSFMRFLGLKWLVNLIYPEAFKFDMVRETREFYKLFLDLELTDAQIYKILGRGAE
- a CDS encoding ABC transporter ATP-binding protein; translated protein: MPQTHAPSYDYSVFDVALMGALCRTPLFSSFSAADKKLAEQALEKMGIAHLKNASYTKVSGGERQLAYIARTLVQGAKVIFMDEPTNGLDFGNQIKLLEMIKALGDEGYTFVQTTHYPRHAKFVSNLTLFIKDGEILAFGRSEQLINAENIDKIYGINYERYEDRL
- a CDS encoding class I SAM-dependent methyltransferase, translated to MILLAAKKADQICGYDFSPKMLEFARQNAQIYGVKNVKFAQKAFEDDWSDVPACDVVFASRCLEVGDLKTALNKLLSKTKKSLYITFKVGGSFVDDEILDAIGRKIEQKPDFVYLLNILFQMGYLPSLSYIKAKCHAGPETSAQELIQKTRWGLGGELSETEEARLAEYFNSGKYKPRQEFMHWAFVQVDKNG
- a CDS encoding TOBE domain-containing protein; protein product: MFSARNQLSAQITEVREGAVNSLVVAKLQGGETVKATVTVDSQKALDLVAGKKVVYLFKASYIIVAKGENGLKLSATNQLKGKVVKVVEGAVNAEVDIEIAGGDKLSAIITNESAKNLALKAGDEVTAIIKASHIIIGA
- the fdhD gene encoding formate dehydrogenase accessory sulfurtransferase FdhD, translating into MQPIFTTQIIKFKGAQKSAVDDILVREIKLEIYINGKRFGALMATPTDQEALATGYLISENLIASPEDIESIELSGDALSVWVKAKINEKRLEQFDEEKVIISGCGRSSTANIDPEAMAARSIKADVKFHKDEILRQMGQFYTQCELYEMTGCVHTAKLFVSGEQFHIGEDIAQHNTIDKAVGKAILAGSQLQNSFLMVSGRLSSEMVAKAVMHGIPVLVSRTAPTSLGVVIARKFNLTLCGFARGENINVYSGAERIYE
- a CDS encoding winged helix-turn-helix domain-containing protein codes for the protein MSEQIRELITKLLNPKGRLDCGAAFKIAAKLGVEVGLVSDEAEKMGVKIDNCELGQFGGLENGRGKYTVMTQLKQMTDEKDRILCKDARDVAAGVGLKTIRSTLKDYKIDVKYCQLGCFKEKKGKKMRVKTKTWIENDEGELIFGKGKTEVLDVIAEVGSISKAAEILGMNYKKCWNHLQILQKNLKEELFTTRQGGGENAGTTLNERAHELINAYRQLQNDIEDFADKRFKELFLKKDGEKNDATKEDKKK
- a CDS encoding aminotransferase class V-fold PLP-dependent enzyme, giving the protein MANLDEIKKNIILKPGVHYFDYTASGLAYEPVEREIADVLKTYANTHSDSSSSAIITQRRYEGARESLKKLLGLDERFYLIACGQGATAAIKKFQELLGIYLPPATRGAIGEVNLRAAQLPLVLVSPYEHHSNELSFREGLCDYLRVPLSEGGEIDLLALERILKLNAARRIIGSFSAASNVTGVVSDYKKISELIRAAGGIVAFDCAALSSHANLDCDYFDAIFLSPHKLLGGPASCGLLAIKKELLSSDVPTFAAGGTVAYASREGHVFLKNPEQLEEGGTPPITGLMRANLAYALRNEVGFERIKSAEDELARLFESELAGIDEVINYAPKGAPRLPIISFNVRGVSAYDFAASLSNDFGIQTRAGVMCAGPYAHDLLGIKEGRMPESKPGFVRVSLHYTHTERDVRYLTGAIKSCIKKHREIWGEEKAMYEMFGGKI